GGCTTCCAAAACTAGTTAATTTCAAAACACAAGGCATCTGTAAACAGGCTGAATCAAGTTGGTTCAAAAcctataaaatattaaagaacaaGAATCTAAGTGGCTGGGTATAATAATTAGTTGctctaaattataaattatttgacATAAGCCCAATATTTGCTCATAAATAGTTCATCAATCTGTTAAGAATAACCTACTTCAAAAAACAGCATCCATTTATTCATGCTTAATAAGCTAATTGTTGATAATGACTATATACCAGTCCTTTAAACTGATAACCCTGGCATTTGATTGAGAGATTTTAGATTAAGGCAGAAGTATATGCTAGCAGAAATTAGGATTATTATTAACcatcatttttggttttgttttttaattaaaaagtctaCTGGAAATACACTAGAGACTGAAAAGTGAAACCAtggtaaaaaattaaatgtaaagttTAGACTGACATGATGAAATTATACTCCTAAATAAaattaggcttccttggtggcttagatggtaaggaatccacctgtaatgcaagagacagaagttcaatccttgggtcaggaagatgccctgaagaaaggaatggttacccactccagtcttcttgcctggagaattccacagacagaggaattaGTCCTCTGTCTAATTCCatagggttatagtccatagggttgcaaagagttggacacaacttacatgtggaaaataaaaatagccatactaacaaaaatctaaaaattaatgttttagaTTGCTTATAACCATAAATAGGTGCACAATGCAAAATCACAAAACCATAAAAGTGTATTATACACAAGTAGGCAAACATACCAAATCCTCGAGGGTCTGAATTGCCACTGTGGTAACTCTGGGTCTCATCATCTTCTGTGCCCCAATTGCtacaaatggagaaaaaacatAATTCTAAGTGACCTAGAGAACAGAAATTCTGAAAAGAAAGCTGCAACAATCTTTGAAatctttccatatatatatatgccacttAATATCCTCGGTCTAACCTCTGCTACTGTAAACATTAAGTTTTCAACAACAGAAAGAGCCAATAGGCAAAGAATGATAAACTAGACTAAGGAGACAATAAAACTAGGCATCTGGAtaagaataaaaatgataataatagcaaCTATCATTCATTGTGCTATGTACTTCATATTTCATGAAGCCCTCAAAACAGCTGCATGGGTTAGATATgagtatctccattttataagTGAGACTGCCACTTAGGGAGGTGGTATAACTTGATCGGGGTCACAGAGCTATCATCAGAGGCAAGACTCAGGCCAGGTCTGTCTGATTCAGGAGACACATGAAATAGCACACcctgttttgttaatttttaaagactgcacaaaaacagcataaagaataaaatagaaaggagAATGCCTATGACAATCTCAGTTGTAGTACCCAAACATTCATTAACTACAGTTTGACAAACATCTTGCTATTTCATTATTATATTCTCTGCAAATGATCTCATTTGCCCTAGTTGCACCATAAGAACAATACAAAGATccatgaaaaaatactcaaagatattgttacaAATGGAAAGTGGTTAGATAGACCCAGTTTGAATTAAGCTGGTAAGTAAGGgggaaaagttttttaaaaaaaaaaaagctttcaaaaaaatgtagaatatataaacaaaataaagactCATACTTACTGTGTCAGTTCAAGTGTAGCTTTTCTGGAGAATACCCATGCTActttttcatctttatcttttGGGATGTCATTTTTATCCTCATAAGCCAAGAAATAGAGTGAAAATTTCATGGTGGGGAAATCAAGTTTCTGGAGTAGTCtgaaattaaacaacaacaagcctGACTCAACTTACAGGAAAAGTTGATTAATACTAAAATCAACAATGACAATATTCAAGTTCTACTGAGAATAAGAACAGTACACAGTGAGCCTGTTTTAATACAATAAGCaaggaaaaatcaataaaaaagacTAATTAAAAAACTTATCTGTAAAtataagtgaaatttaaaaaatttaaatgtaaactcATAATTCATCAGTTCTTCAAATACAATGAAAATTAGCTGGATTTATGGTACCTGTTTATAAGTGTCAAAAGAtatcttcaaaagaaaattttattttttggtgaaaAATATAATGTCTCACACCTTTCAGATATATGGCATTTggttaaacaaaataaatttattgagtTCTTACTGTGCCAAAACTCCTAGGAAGATAAATTGAGGATAGGTGTTAACAGAGGACAGATTAATATAACAGAAGACATGAATGTCAATAATAAAGTGGCTGAGAGTATCAAATACTGCAGAAAGGTCAGACAGGATTAAGTCTGAGGAGAGGTGAGTAGATACAGAAAGGTCCTGTGGGGGCAGTTTCACCAGCACGCACGGCAGAAGCCGGAGAATGGGGGTGAGCCAGGGGGTCTATCTGTACAGACAGTCGTAATGATGGGGTGGACCGCAAGAGAGCAGAGAGCAACAATTATCCTACAACAGAGGAGACTTAAGTTTCTTTTGTAGGTTGAAAAGAGCAATGGAAAAGGAGAGACTGATTGTGAGAGTAAGTGCATGAATTCCGCACCCTGAGGTTCTGCAGAAGATCCAACAAAGCTGTGGCTTCGAAAATGAACTTAGAGAGTGCAATGTTATTCTGCAAGGAGTAGGGTAGAATGAGGATACACACAGTATAGTTTTCTTTAGCTTATGGAGGGTTAAATGCTCGAAGATGACCTCCTTCAACACCAGTAAGAGGGAATGACTGAAGCACAGCAAACGAAAAGTTTCTAGAGTTCTGTTCCAAATCTTCTACTTATTACTGCTATGTAATATGCCTTGGCCCACTAAGATCTACACATTGACTCGTCACAAATAACTCTTACTCAAACATGTTTATGATGAAGTGCCAAACAACTCAAATACTCCAATCACAAAAAACTGTCTCTACACCTACCAAAGCAGACGGCACAAGCTCTTACAGACCAATAGAATGGAACACGTGAATCTGTGGCACACCGCTCTTCTCAGCACAGCCCATCTTTTACTACAACGTCAAACTGTACTCTAtttctgttagtcgctcagtcgtgtctgactctttgtgaccccatggactgtagccaccagcctcctctgtccatgggattctccaggcaagaatactggagtggattgccatttccttctccaggggatcttcccgacccagggatcgaacctgggtctcctgcattgcaggcagattcttcaccatctgagtacTTTATTTGGggctctttaaaaataatgtcaacACTGGAGTTGACTGgacctggattcaaattccaCCTCTGCCACGCTCCCACTGTGGGATTTGGTGCCGTAAGTTAATGCCTTTAAGCTTTGGTTTCTTCCTTTCCATGTAAAATGGAAACATAGGCTATCTCATAAGCACATTGTGAAGACTGAATGAAAGAACATATAAAGGGCCTGGCAAATAGCAGATGTTCAATATATTTGTTTCATTATGTCCTTTAAATATGTCatggtggtttagtagctaaatcgtgtctgactcttgtgaacccgtgaactgtagactgccaggctcctctgtccatgggattctccaggcaagaatactggagtgggttgccatctccttccccaggaatccaacccatgtctcctgcattgcaggcagattctttaccaactgagctaaatgCAAAACCACTTTTTCTGGAAAGAATGATAAGAAACTGTTAACAGCAGTGATCTTTGAAGAGAACCAGGAGAGGTAGGCTGTTATTTTTCACTTTGTATTTCTCAGAAGCAGTCAGATTTTCTAAACATAGACATATACTGTATTACTTGACGTTTTCTCTTAATGTCAATGAAGGTTATCTAGGCAGTAAGGTAAAGATCATTTTATTCTGCATGTATCTATActaccagaaataaataaaaactctcaTATTATTTAGGGAAACAATTGAGAAAAGCAAGTATGTTGAAGGTATCAGATCAATGAATATTacttatttggaaaaagagaaCATATCCTATAAAATGGGACAGATAGTCAACTTTAGGTAAAATCAATAAATTTCTAAGTAATATGTTTTTATAGCTATATCTTTTCTGAAGTAAACAGAGGCTAGGAGTGGTCATAACATCAAAATGGTCTGGGCACGTTAAGGATTTAACTGGCAGCTCTCACTGAGAAGGGAGTTAGAGAAAATGCAAGCATTGGTGTCCTGCTGCCCAGTGAACCTggctgggagagaggagaggaaccTGACGGAAGCTCTGGCCAGTCAAGCCTAGTCCCAGACTCCTGGCCAAAATCACTTTTGTGACCTTTGAAGCAAactttaatctattttaaaaatagatctgaAAACATTGCCTGTATTTGCAAAGCTATGTATTTAAACATCACAGGTACCAACAGTTTACTTACGTCATTCCAAGAATTCTCGTATAAAAATCCAGTGACTTCTTAGGATCCTTAATTCGCAGCATGGTCTGCTGCAAGAGAAAATCCTAAGGGAAAACAGTATGTATTAAACACCTTTAATTTCTACTACTTGTTACCAACATTAGCTTTGCTTTCCGTAATAAGATACCAACAGTTCACCACTGCAATCCCTTAGTCCATCATGGCTTTCTTATTGCTTCTGTTCAGTCCATAAAAGCTATGCTCAAATTTGTGTAGCTTGGTCAAagagttcagtttttaaaatttttttcttgtgccaAGATTTTGTGCCAAGTGCTGTAAAACAAGTTCAACAACCCTGTTTATCCGATCCCTATTTCTATTCTATCCTAAAATCTTTTTAAGCAGCGATCTGGGTCTCAAGAATCCTAAAGAGTTCATACTCATTGACCAAGATAATGCCCTTCTAAAAATCTATCTTAGGAAATAATTAGAAACTTTGACAAAGATTTATGTATAAAGACATTCATCACAGCATTTACATAGTAACTATGTGCCAAATACTGTTCTAAATGATTTACAGAAATTAACTTATATTTCACAACAACCCGCCttatgatatgtatatatatatataataaatgtattaTACCATCCCCATTTTACTATTGAGAAAGTAActggcagagaaaaaaaaaaaaacctcagtccAGTTTGGTTCCAAAGTCCTTGCTTTCCACCACCTTGCTAAACTGCTTCTAACAATGAAGAAATAGATAAACTAGTTGTTGTTGCCTAGCTGccaagtcgtgttggactctgcaaccccatggactgcagcccaccaggctactcttccgaggggtttcccaggcaaaaatattggagtgggttgccatttcgttctctaggggatcttcctgacccagggattgaacctgcgtctcctgctttaaCACAggcataatataatatataaagacatttaaaatgctgTTTCAGAAGTATGTTAGACATACATACGATATTATGACAtacatgttatatgtcaattttatctcaataaagatgGCAAAAACAGTTTagaagatggaaagatataccacttTTCTGATTGAGAAGACTTAATAAGATAAATACATTATTTCTAGGAAAACACAGATTAATATAAATTCCAAAATCATTTAGCCTTAAAAAAGTCTATATGTGGCAAAAAGATTAACAAATATATTCAATGTTAGTGgatttattcataaaaataaaagcatataaatCCTTTGCTGCCAAAGTATTATTtggatgatatttaaaaaaacaagcagggtttgctttttataaaatgatttagTTATTCT
This genomic stretch from Dama dama isolate Ldn47 chromosome 7, ASM3311817v1, whole genome shotgun sequence harbors:
- the GLO1 gene encoding lactoylglutathione lyase translates to MAEPQPASGGLTDEAALSCCSDPDPSTKDFLLQQTMLRIKDPKKSLDFYTRILGMTLLQKLDFPTMKFSLYFLAYEDKNDIPKDKDEKVAWVFSRKATLELTHNWGTEDDETQSYHSGNSDPRGFGHIGIAVPDVHGACKRFEELGVKFVKKPNDGKMKGLAFIQDPDGYWIEILNPNTMITII